Proteins encoded by one window of Halichondria panicea chromosome 8, odHalPani1.1, whole genome shotgun sequence:
- the LOC135340162 gene encoding uncharacterized protein LOC135340162 produces the protein MDQRDGVDAIEDRGDADQLSGEETENEEDGEDMDGILRRLMEIRDRCHLNAKENIAAAQQKQKQQYDNKHNSLKPDAPSQKPDLPSQKPDIPSQKPDAPFQKPDLPSQKPDVPSQKPDVPSQKPDLPSQKPDLPSQKQDKRDKRPLDTKDPCKSPPRKKQKSQGTMWLKTLDLNLFDKQVLSAIGGMLSDKHMRAAHQLLSMQFLKFEGCYNTLLAQLKAFPPVSNNQGPAVQIFFVEERQHWIATSLFKGELYLYDSCFNGTLSPSTELQIAQVYSPLIQCNGLLISVVALQQQEGANNCGLFSIAAAYHAAMNDNVDSLVFDEAKMRAHLIKCFEKGKLSRFPRTKKAMPKRPTPQTIAITIYCMCKRPDSFEDMVMCDKCSEWYHYRCAKIRKEPVGNWFCSGCITL, from the exons ATGGATCAACGAGATGGTGTTGACGCTATAGAAGATAGAGGAGATGCTGACCAATTGAGTGGAGAGGAGACTGAAAATGAAGAAGACGGAGAAGACATGGATGGAATTCTCCGAAGGTTGATGGAAATTCGTGACCGCTGTCACCTCAATGCCAAGGAGAACATTGCTgctgcacagcaaaaacagaaGCAGCAGTATGACAACAAGCATAACTCTTTGAag cctgatgcaccctctcaaaagcctgacctaccctctcaaaagcctgatataccctctcaaaagcctgatgcACCCTTTCAaaagcctgacctaccctctcaaaagcctgatgtaccctctcaaaagcctgatgtaccctctcaaaaacctgacctaccctctcaaaagcctgacctaccctctcaaaagcaaGATAAGCGTGATAAGCGTCCTCTTGACACAAAAGATCCTTGCAAGTCACCTCCTAGGAAGAAACAAAAGAGTCag GGAACGATGTGGCTGAAGACCCTAGATCTAAACCTCTTTGACAAAcaagtgttgagtgcaatagGTGGTATGCTCTCCGACAAGCATATGCGTGCAGCCCACCAGTTATTATCGATGCAATTCCTTAAGTTTGAAGGCTGCTATAATACTCTCTTGGCCCAATTAAAGGCATTTCCACCAGTTTCCAATAATCAAGGCCCAG CTGTGCAAATCTTCTTTGTTGAAGAACGACAGCACTGGATTGCCACTTCTCTGTTTAAGGGTGAACTGTATTTATACGACAGCTGCTTCAATGGAACGCTTTCCCCAAGTACTGAGCTCCAGATAGCACAAGTGTATAGCCCATTAATTCAATGCAATGGGCTGTTGATTTCTGTGGTGGCTCTCCAGCAGCAAGAGGGTGCTAACAACTGCGGACTATTTAGCATTGCTGCTGCATATCACGCTGCTATGAACGATAATGTGGATTCTCTAGTGTTTGATGAGGCCAAAATGAGAGCACATCTCATTAAGTGCTTTGAGAAGGGCAAACTCTCACGGTTCCCTCGCACAAAGAAAGCGATGCCCAAAAGACCAACACCACAAACCATTGCCATTacaatatactgcatgtgcaagagACCGGACTCTTTTGAGGATATGGTCATGTGTGACAAATGTAGTGAGTGGTATCACTATCGCTGTGCCAAAATTCGCAAAGAACCAGTAGGTAATTGGTTTTGTTCTGGTTGCATCACTTTATGA
- the LOC135340239 gene encoding 2'-5'-oligoadenylate synthase 1-like isoform X1 produces the protein MAERCSPVVDMTIEEALEIMEAMMDLLKQKLPVRCGLRVPEIVLGGSLGTRTELPERYDADIIIYSPDITIKEVIRNGYGLWLNQINQFMHSEKDLAKGFEFHALTDKGLQFTFEGIEIEIMVSPNWRKPADFYTFLETLRPVHRKLFTQCAAKWQIQFLKNQATRRGNFCREFIRRAKAWRALKWRQCTGGRGRPSSYLLSLLVIHAYENAHKTLGVFSTLSPETLAQHATEEVKSIVYNCDKVNIYWEQCYAMKQYPTLVPLRAPRIIDPANPTHNLYLTGLANFEPYKRCGEYDTGTGDWSSLIRNIGTLDLSKPVE, from the exons ATGGCAGAGAGGTGCTCACCAGTGGTTGACATGACAATAGAAGAGGCCCTAGAAATAATGGAAGCTATGATGGATCTGCTTAAG CAAAAGTTGCCTGTAAGGTGCGGCCTACGAGTACCGGAGATAGTACTAGGAGGGTCACTAGGCACAAGGACAGAGTTACCAGAACGATACGATGCTGACATCATCATATACTCACCAG ACATCACAATTAAGGAGGTGATAAGGAATGGCTATGGACTCTGGCTAAACCAGATCAATCAGTTCATGCACTCGGAGAAAGACCTAGCTAAGGGGTTCGAATTCCATGCCCTCACAGACAAGGGGTTGCAATTCACATTTGAGGGGATTGAGATTGAGATAATGGTCAGTCCAAATTGGAGAAAGCCAGCTGACTTCTACACCTTCCTAGAGACTTTGAGACCAGTACACAGAAAATT GTTTACTCAGTGTGCTGCAAAATGGCAGATCCAGTTTCTAAAAAATCAAGCTACTCGG AGAGGTAATTTTTGCCGTGAGTTCATTCGTCGAGCAAAGGCATGGCGTGCGCTCAAGTGGAGGCAATGTACAGGGGGACGAGGGAGGCCCTCCTCCTATCTGCTCTCCCTCCTGGTCATCCACGCCTACGAGAATGCTCACAAGACACTGGGTGTGTTCTCCACACTCAGTCCAGAGACACTGGCACAaca TGCCACAGAAGAGGTGAAGAGTATTGTATACAACTGTGACAAAGTCAA catatACTGGGAGCAGTGCTACGCTATGAAGCAGTACCCTACCCTAGTTCCCCTGAGGGCACCTCGCATCATTGACCCGGCTAACCCCACACATAATCTGTACCTTACAGGGCTCGCAAATTTTGAGCCCTACAAAAGGTGTGGAGAATACGACACTGGGACGGGGGATTGGAGTTCTCTAATCAGAAACATTGGAACGCTAGACTTAAGTAAACCAGTagaatga
- the LOC135340239 gene encoding 2'-5'-oligoadenylate synthase 1-like isoform X2, whose protein sequence is MAERCSPVVDMTIEEALEIMEAMMDLLKQKLPVRCGLRVPEIVLGGSLGTRTELPERYDADIIIYSPDITIKEVIRNGYGLWLNQINQFMHSEKDLAKGFEFHALTDKGLQFTFEGIEIEIMVSPNWRKPADFYTFLETLRPVHRKLFTQCAAKWQIQFLKNQATRRGNFCREFIRRAKAWRALKWRQCTGGRGRPSSYLLSLLVIHAYENAHKTLGVFSTLSPETLAQHIYWEQCYAMKQYPTLVPLRAPRIIDPANPTHNLYLTGLANFEPYKRCGEYDTGTGDWSSLIRNIGTLDLSKPVE, encoded by the exons ATGGCAGAGAGGTGCTCACCAGTGGTTGACATGACAATAGAAGAGGCCCTAGAAATAATGGAAGCTATGATGGATCTGCTTAAG CAAAAGTTGCCTGTAAGGTGCGGCCTACGAGTACCGGAGATAGTACTAGGAGGGTCACTAGGCACAAGGACAGAGTTACCAGAACGATACGATGCTGACATCATCATATACTCACCAG ACATCACAATTAAGGAGGTGATAAGGAATGGCTATGGACTCTGGCTAAACCAGATCAATCAGTTCATGCACTCGGAGAAAGACCTAGCTAAGGGGTTCGAATTCCATGCCCTCACAGACAAGGGGTTGCAATTCACATTTGAGGGGATTGAGATTGAGATAATGGTCAGTCCAAATTGGAGAAAGCCAGCTGACTTCTACACCTTCCTAGAGACTTTGAGACCAGTACACAGAAAATT GTTTACTCAGTGTGCTGCAAAATGGCAGATCCAGTTTCTAAAAAATCAAGCTACTCGG AGAGGTAATTTTTGCCGTGAGTTCATTCGTCGAGCAAAGGCATGGCGTGCGCTCAAGTGGAGGCAATGTACAGGGGGACGAGGGAGGCCCTCCTCCTATCTGCTCTCCCTCCTGGTCATCCACGCCTACGAGAATGCTCACAAGACACTGGGTGTGTTCTCCACACTCAGTCCAGAGACACTGGCACAaca catatACTGGGAGCAGTGCTACGCTATGAAGCAGTACCCTACCCTAGTTCCCCTGAGGGCACCTCGCATCATTGACCCGGCTAACCCCACACATAATCTGTACCTTACAGGGCTCGCAAATTTTGAGCCCTACAAAAGGTGTGGAGAATACGACACTGGGACGGGGGATTGGAGTTCTCTAATCAGAAACATTGGAACGCTAGACTTAAGTAAACCAGTagaatga
- the LOC135340241 gene encoding uncharacterized protein LOC135340241 isoform X1: MSRLPRLYLTTAEERKWERKLEEQSHRYSEEQKITAATFEHVDEPQPTGCFKVDDARALVINTVMKATERIHHLIKRAKKWRNKQDWTVHTEHGDLHGEPGSYLISLLVITAHFHVEEKFGEYGSKTQHFRQYTARVTDEFKRIVKQIGEKEDFGPVPFKAKDSGLKMIREKYSHLLPAPWWLIDPANPANNVYISGMSGWRKDKGWQEFAMKVDNIDLTIDVQQQ; this comes from the exons ATGTCTAGGTTACCTAGGCTGTATCTCACTACAGCTGAAGAACGAAAATGGGAGAGAAAACTTGAAGAACAGAGCCACAGGTATTCCGAGGAACAAAAAATTACGGCAGCTACTTTCGAGCATGTCGATGAACCTCAGCCGACTGGTTGTTTCAAAGTGGATGATGCTAGAGCATTGGTGATTAATACAGTTATGAAAGCAACAGAAAGA ATACATCATCTGATTAAAAGGGCAAAAAAGTGGAGAAACAAACAAGATTGGACAGTCCACACTGAACATGGAGATCTACATGGCGAGCCTGGCTCCTATCTCATTTCCTTGCTAGTGATCACAGCACACTTTCATGTCGAAGAGAAGTTCGGGGAATACGGGTCCAAAACACAGCATTTTAGGCAGTATACAGCCAG AGTGACTGATGAATTCAAGAGAATTGTTAAGCAGATAGGAGAAAAAGAAGACTTTGG TCCAGTGCCTTTCAAAGCTAAAGACTCTGGGCTAAAGATGATCCGAGAGAAGTACTCTCACCTCCTTCCTGCTCCGTGGTGGCTGATTGACCCGGCCAATCCTGCCAACAATGTGTACATCAGTGGCATGTCTGGTTGGAGGAAGGACAAAGGATGGCAGGAATTTGCTATGAAGGTGGACAACATTGACCTCACCATAGACGTCCAGCAGCAGTAG
- the LOC135340241 gene encoding uncharacterized protein LOC135340241 isoform X2 encodes MLETIDSHEIRELFIPGTFKMQSDFIKCVDPENHPRGNHRTCQNIHHLIKRAKKWRNKQDWTVHTEHGDLHGEPGSYLISLLVITAHFHVEEKFGEYGSKTQHFRQYTARVTDEFKRIVKQIGEKEDFGPVPFKAKDSGLKMIREKYSHLLPAPWWLIDPANPANNVYISGMSGWRKDKGWQEFAMKVDNIDLTIDVQQQ; translated from the exons ATGCTTGAAACAATCGACTCACATGAGATAAGAGAACT gttcaTTCCTGGTACATTCAAAATGCAGTCTGACTTTATTAAGTGTGTGGACCCTGAAAATCACCCTAGAGGAAATCATAGGACCTGCCAAAAC ATACATCATCTGATTAAAAGGGCAAAAAAGTGGAGAAACAAACAAGATTGGACAGTCCACACTGAACATGGAGATCTACATGGCGAGCCTGGCTCCTATCTCATTTCCTTGCTAGTGATCACAGCACACTTTCATGTCGAAGAGAAGTTCGGGGAATACGGGTCCAAAACACAGCATTTTAGGCAGTATACAGCCAG AGTGACTGATGAATTCAAGAGAATTGTTAAGCAGATAGGAGAAAAAGAAGACTTTGG TCCAGTGCCTTTCAAAGCTAAAGACTCTGGGCTAAAGATGATCCGAGAGAAGTACTCTCACCTCCTTCCTGCTCCGTGGTGGCTGATTGACCCGGCCAATCCTGCCAACAATGTGTACATCAGTGGCATGTCTGGTTGGAGGAAGGACAAAGGATGGCAGGAATTTGCTATGAAGGTGGACAACATTGACCTCACCATAGACGTCCAGCAGCAGTAG
- the LOC135340240 gene encoding 2'-5'-oligoadenylate synthase 1-like isoform X1 produces MDFRKCHPPHSNELLTHKAAREATDELATLLKDQQPITISEVIRAGSLGHGTAVPGDFDLDMVIYSRDLDPHKVLEQGYDYWLEKLEKFLKRSSDVQFKNRTPHSVQFRYKELIDVDMLVTPWWDSVSQLSLFLDKIPVQKRFPFSIGASKWQVQFMQKQDNEVKVLIQRAKAWRNKQWPNVYPGQKKPKSYFLSLLVLKAYQRAKKKFGNQIFRDMAEKTSYELKDLVLREDQQDIHWDDYYIVGGTGNTILHDTPKPPRLLDPANPANNLFDTGFTTTRTGDRSHDEGEGNWAEIKKKIETIDLTVDITA; encoded by the exons ATGGACTTTAGGAAGTGCCACCCTCCCCACAGCAATGAGCTACTCACTCACAAGGCTGCTAGAGAAGCAACAGATGAGTTGGCTACCCTCCTAAAA GACCAACAGCCAATTACTATCAGTGAAGTCATCAGAGCTGGCTCTCTGGGACACGGCACTGCAGTTCCTGGAGACTTTGATCTGGACATGGTCATCTACTCAAGAG ACCTAGATCCACACAAAGTTCTTGAGCAAGGCTATGACTACTGGCTAGAGAAGCTTGAGAAATTCTTAAAAAGAAGCAGCGATGTGCAATTTAAGAATAGGACACCTCACTCTGTCCAGTTTCGGTACAAAGAACTCATTGACGTGGACATGCTGGTGACCCCTTGGTGGGACAGTGTCTCCCAGCTGAGCCTGTTCTTGGACAAGATCCCGGTTCAAAAGCGCTTCCC GTTCTCAATAGGAGCCTCAAAATGGCAGGTGCAATTTATGCAGAAGCAAGACAATGAG GTCAAAGTGCTTATTCAGCGTGCTAAGGCATGGAGAAACAAACAATGGCCAAATGTTTACCCAGGACAGAAGAAGCCCAAGTCCtactttctttctttgctcgTTTTGAAAGCTTATCAGCGTGCAAAGAAGAAATTTGGAAATCAAATCTTTCGTGATATGGCTGAAAA GACCTCCTATGAGCTTAAAGACCTTGTTCTTAGGGAAGATCAACAAGA TATTCACTGGGACGACTACTACATTGTGGGAGGAACTGGTAACACGATTCTGCATGACACCCCAAAACCCCCTCGCCTACTGGACCCAGCCAACCCAGCCAACAACCTGTTTGATACCGGCTTCACCACTACACGTACCGGTGACAGGTCACATGATGAGGGGGAGGGGAACTGGGCTGAGATAAAGAAGAAGATTGAGACAATCGACCTTACTGTAGATATAACagcctaa
- the LOC135340240 gene encoding uncharacterized protein LOC135340240 isoform X2 has protein sequence MVIYSRDLDPHKVLEQGYDYWLEKLEKFLKRSSDVQFKNRTPHSVQFRYKELIDVDMLVTPWWDSVSQLSLFLDKIPVQKRFPFSIGASKWQVQFMQKQDNEVKVLIQRAKAWRNKQWPNVYPGQKKPKSYFLSLLVLKAYQRAKKKFGNQIFRDMAEKTSYELKDLVLREDQQDIHWDDYYIVGGTGNTILHDTPKPPRLLDPANPANNLFDTGFTTTRTGDRSHDEGEGNWAEIKKKIETIDLTVDITA, from the exons ATGGTCATCTACTCAAGAG ACCTAGATCCACACAAAGTTCTTGAGCAAGGCTATGACTACTGGCTAGAGAAGCTTGAGAAATTCTTAAAAAGAAGCAGCGATGTGCAATTTAAGAATAGGACACCTCACTCTGTCCAGTTTCGGTACAAAGAACTCATTGACGTGGACATGCTGGTGACCCCTTGGTGGGACAGTGTCTCCCAGCTGAGCCTGTTCTTGGACAAGATCCCGGTTCAAAAGCGCTTCCC GTTCTCAATAGGAGCCTCAAAATGGCAGGTGCAATTTATGCAGAAGCAAGACAATGAG GTCAAAGTGCTTATTCAGCGTGCTAAGGCATGGAGAAACAAACAATGGCCAAATGTTTACCCAGGACAGAAGAAGCCCAAGTCCtactttctttctttgctcgTTTTGAAAGCTTATCAGCGTGCAAAGAAGAAATTTGGAAATCAAATCTTTCGTGATATGGCTGAAAA GACCTCCTATGAGCTTAAAGACCTTGTTCTTAGGGAAGATCAACAAGA TATTCACTGGGACGACTACTACATTGTGGGAGGAACTGGTAACACGATTCTGCATGACACCCCAAAACCCCCTCGCCTACTGGACCCAGCCAACCCAGCCAACAACCTGTTTGATACCGGCTTCACCACTACACGTACCGGTGACAGGTCACATGATGAGGGGGAGGGGAACTGGGCTGAGATAAAGAAGAAGATTGAGACAATCGACCTTACTGTAGATATAACagcctaa